Proteins encoded in a region of the Populus alba chromosome 13, ASM523922v2, whole genome shotgun sequence genome:
- the LOC118042440 gene encoding phenylalanine--tRNA ligase beta subunit, cytoplasmic isoform X1, translating into MPTVSVGRDRLFSALGKSYSREEFEDLCFKFGIELDDVTTEKAIIRKERHLNEEDGGVGDDDGEIIYKIEVPANRYDLLCLEGIAQALRVFNEEQQTPTYTLASIPKDSMLKMHVKPQTSSIRPFVVCAVLRDITFDEASYNSFIDLQDKLHQNICRRRTLVAIGTHDLDTLQGPFTYEALHPKSINFVPLKQEKSFRADELMEFYKSDMKLKKFLQIIENSPVFPVIHDSKRTVLSLPPIINGAHSAITLKTKNVFIECTATDLTKANIVLNTMVTIFSAYCQRKFEVEPVEVIYSDGRSFIYPDLSVYNMEVPLSYITGSIGVSLEAEKVTSLLNRMQLRAEHSVLDDNKCNINVSVPPTRSDILHPCDVMEDVAIAYGYNDIPKRRLPSMKPLPLNQLEDLIRAEIAMNGFTEVLTWILCSNRENFALLNREDDRSSAVIIGNPRSSDFEAVRTSLMPGALKIIGHNKDHPKPIKIFEVGDVAFLDDSKDVGATNRRHLAALYCGTNSGFELIHSLLDRIMEVLGTPFVPIGDNTGYYIQRSDAPEFLPGRQASIIYKGKHIGDFGIVHPQVLNNFVITDPCSFLEIDIEHFL; encoded by the exons ATGCCGACAGTTAGCGTGGGGAGAGATCGTTTGTTCTCAGCCCTAGGAAAATCCTACT CTCGAGAAGAGTTTGAGGATCTGTGCTTCAAGTTCGGCATCGAGCTCGACGATGTG ACAACTGAGAAAGCAATTATTAGAAAAGAGAGGCACTTGAATGAAGAAGATGGAGGagttggtgatgatgatggagAAATCATCTACAAAATTGAAGTTCCTGCTAACAG ATATGATTTGCTCTGCCTTGAGGGGATTGCCCAAGCCCTCCGCGTTTTTAACGAGGAGCAGCAGACACCAACATATACACTTGCCAGCATTCCCAAGGACTCAATGCTTAAGATGCATGTCAAACCACAa ACATCCTCGATTCGTCCCTTTGTTGTTTGTGCTGTTCTGAGAGATATTACATTTGATGAAGCTAGTTACAACAGTTTCATTGATCTTCAAGATAAGCTTCATCAAAACATTTGTAG GCGAAGAACCCTAGTTGCAATTGGGACTCATGACTTGGATACACTACAAGGCCCTTTCACTTATGAG GCTTTGCATCCCAAAAGCATTAATTTTGTGCCACTGAAACAG GAGAAAAGCTTCAGAGCTGATGAACTGATGGAGTTTTACAAG TCTGATATGAAGCTGAAGAAGTTCTTACAAATAATTGAGAATTCTCCAGTGTTTCCTGTCATACATGATTCTAAAAG AACTGTTTTATCTCTACCGCCAATTATTAATGGTGCACATTCGGCTATCACTCTGAAGACTAAGAATGTTTTCATTGAATGCACAGCCACTGATCTGACAAAGGCCAATATTGTTTTGAACACAATG GTAACAATCTTTTCAGCATATTGTCAAAGAAAATTTGAGGTGGAGCCAGTTGAAGTGATATATTCTGATGGGAGGTCATTCATTTACCCTGATTTATCTGTCTATAACATGGAAGTTCCTCTTTCATATATTACCGGCTCAATTGGAGTCTCTTTGGAGGCAGAAAAG GTTACTAGTTTATTAAATCGGATGCAATTGCGTGCTGAGCATTCTGTACTTGATGACAACAAATGCAATATCAATGTATCGGTACCTCCAACAAGAAGTGACATTCTTCACCCTTGTGATGTTATGGAG GACGTTGCAATTGCTTATGGGTACAATGACATTCCAAAGAGAAGGCTCCCATCAATGAAGCCACTGCCCTTGAATCAGCTTGAGGATCTTATCAGAGCAGAG ATTGCAATGAATGGGTTTACAGAGGTCTTAACATGGATTTTATGCTCTAATCGAGAGAATTTTGCCTTGTTAAATCGAGAAGATGATCGATCAAGTGCAGTGATTATTGGAAATCCCCGTTCCTCAGATTTTGAG GCTGTCCGAACAAGCCTCATGCCTGGTGCTTTGAAAATTATTGGACATAACAAAGACCATCCTAAGCCAATCAAG ATTTTTGAAGTGGGTGATGTAGCATTTTTGGATGATAGTAAAGATGTTGGTGCAACTAACCGTCGCCATCTTGCAGCTCTGTATTGTGGCACTAACTCAGGATTTGAG CTTATTCATTCCTTGTTGGACAGAATTATGGAAGTGCTGGGAACCCCTTTTGTGCCAATCGGTGACAATACAGGGTACTACATACAGCGGTCAGAT GCACCCGAATTTCTTCCCGGTAGACAAGCTAGCATCATTTACAAAGGGAAGCATATTGGCGATTTTGGTATTGTGCACCCCCAG GTCTTGAACAACTTTGTCATTACGGATCCATGTTCCTTCTTGGAAATTGATATTGAGCATTTTTTGTAA
- the LOC118042440 gene encoding phenylalanine--tRNA ligase beta subunit, cytoplasmic isoform X3, with product MPTVSVGRDRLFSALGKSYSREEFEDLCFKFGIELDDVTTEKAIIRKERHLNEEDGGVGDDDGEIIYKIEVPANRYDLLCLEGIAQALRVFNEEQQTPTYTLASIPKDSMLKMHVKPQTSSIRPFVVCAVLRDITFDEASYNSFIDLQDKLHQNICRRRTLVAIGTHDLDTLQGPFTYEALHPKSINFVPLKQEKSFRADELMEFYKSDMKLKKFLQIIENSPVFPVIHDSKRTVLSLPPIINGAHSAITLKTKNVFIECTATDLTKANIVLNTMVTIFSAYCQRKFEVEPVEVIYSDGRSFIYPDLSVYNMEVPLSYITGSIGVSLEAEKVTSLLNRMQLRAEHSVLDDNKCNINVSVPPTRSDILHPCDVMEDVAIAYGYNDIPKRRLPSMKPLPLNQLEDLIRAEIAMNGFTEVLTWILCSNRENFALLNREDDRSSAVIIGNPRSSDFEAVRTSLMPGALKIIGHNKDHPKPIKLIHSLLDRIMEVLGTPFVPIGDNTGYYIQRSDAPEFLPGRQASIIYKGKHIGDFGIVHPQVLNNFVITDPCSFLEIDIEHFL from the exons ATGCCGACAGTTAGCGTGGGGAGAGATCGTTTGTTCTCAGCCCTAGGAAAATCCTACT CTCGAGAAGAGTTTGAGGATCTGTGCTTCAAGTTCGGCATCGAGCTCGACGATGTG ACAACTGAGAAAGCAATTATTAGAAAAGAGAGGCACTTGAATGAAGAAGATGGAGGagttggtgatgatgatggagAAATCATCTACAAAATTGAAGTTCCTGCTAACAG ATATGATTTGCTCTGCCTTGAGGGGATTGCCCAAGCCCTCCGCGTTTTTAACGAGGAGCAGCAGACACCAACATATACACTTGCCAGCATTCCCAAGGACTCAATGCTTAAGATGCATGTCAAACCACAa ACATCCTCGATTCGTCCCTTTGTTGTTTGTGCTGTTCTGAGAGATATTACATTTGATGAAGCTAGTTACAACAGTTTCATTGATCTTCAAGATAAGCTTCATCAAAACATTTGTAG GCGAAGAACCCTAGTTGCAATTGGGACTCATGACTTGGATACACTACAAGGCCCTTTCACTTATGAG GCTTTGCATCCCAAAAGCATTAATTTTGTGCCACTGAAACAG GAGAAAAGCTTCAGAGCTGATGAACTGATGGAGTTTTACAAG TCTGATATGAAGCTGAAGAAGTTCTTACAAATAATTGAGAATTCTCCAGTGTTTCCTGTCATACATGATTCTAAAAG AACTGTTTTATCTCTACCGCCAATTATTAATGGTGCACATTCGGCTATCACTCTGAAGACTAAGAATGTTTTCATTGAATGCACAGCCACTGATCTGACAAAGGCCAATATTGTTTTGAACACAATG GTAACAATCTTTTCAGCATATTGTCAAAGAAAATTTGAGGTGGAGCCAGTTGAAGTGATATATTCTGATGGGAGGTCATTCATTTACCCTGATTTATCTGTCTATAACATGGAAGTTCCTCTTTCATATATTACCGGCTCAATTGGAGTCTCTTTGGAGGCAGAAAAG GTTACTAGTTTATTAAATCGGATGCAATTGCGTGCTGAGCATTCTGTACTTGATGACAACAAATGCAATATCAATGTATCGGTACCTCCAACAAGAAGTGACATTCTTCACCCTTGTGATGTTATGGAG GACGTTGCAATTGCTTATGGGTACAATGACATTCCAAAGAGAAGGCTCCCATCAATGAAGCCACTGCCCTTGAATCAGCTTGAGGATCTTATCAGAGCAGAG ATTGCAATGAATGGGTTTACAGAGGTCTTAACATGGATTTTATGCTCTAATCGAGAGAATTTTGCCTTGTTAAATCGAGAAGATGATCGATCAAGTGCAGTGATTATTGGAAATCCCCGTTCCTCAGATTTTGAG GCTGTCCGAACAAGCCTCATGCCTGGTGCTTTGAAAATTATTGGACATAACAAAGACCATCCTAAGCCAATCAAG CTTATTCATTCCTTGTTGGACAGAATTATGGAAGTGCTGGGAACCCCTTTTGTGCCAATCGGTGACAATACAGGGTACTACATACAGCGGTCAGAT GCACCCGAATTTCTTCCCGGTAGACAAGCTAGCATCATTTACAAAGGGAAGCATATTGGCGATTTTGGTATTGTGCACCCCCAG GTCTTGAACAACTTTGTCATTACGGATCCATGTTCCTTCTTGGAAATTGATATTGAGCATTTTTTGTAA
- the LOC118042440 gene encoding phenylalanine--tRNA ligase beta subunit, cytoplasmic isoform X2 — translation MPTVSVGRDRLFSALGKSYSREEFEDLCFKFGIELDDVTTEKAIIRKERHLNEEDGGVGDDDGEIIYKIEVPANRYDLLCLEGIAQALRVFNEEQQTPTYTLASIPKDSMLKMHVKPQTSSIRPFVVCAVLRDITFDEASYNSFIDLQDKLHQNICRRRTLVAIGTHDLDTLQGPFTYEALHPKSINFVPLKQEKSFRADELMEFYKSDMKLKKFLQIIENSPVFPVIHDSKRTVLSLPPIINGAHSAITLKTKNVFIECTATDLTKANIVLNTMVTIFSAYCQRKFEVEPVEVIYSDGRSFIYPDLSVYNMEVPLSYITGSIGVSLEAEKVTSLLNRMQLRAEHSVLDDNKCNINVSVPPTRSDILHPCDVMEDVAIAYGYNDIPKRRLPSMKPLPLNQLEDLIRAEIAMNGFTEVLTWILCSNRENFALLNREDDRSSAVIIGNPRSSDFEAVRTSLMPGALKIIGHNKDHPKPIKIFEVGDVAFLDDSKDVGATNRRHLAALYCGTNSGFELIHSLLDRIMEVLGTPFVPIGDNTGYYIQRSDAPEFLPGRQASIIYKGKHIGDFGIVHPQLHSAPEVIFSENSDL, via the exons ATGCCGACAGTTAGCGTGGGGAGAGATCGTTTGTTCTCAGCCCTAGGAAAATCCTACT CTCGAGAAGAGTTTGAGGATCTGTGCTTCAAGTTCGGCATCGAGCTCGACGATGTG ACAACTGAGAAAGCAATTATTAGAAAAGAGAGGCACTTGAATGAAGAAGATGGAGGagttggtgatgatgatggagAAATCATCTACAAAATTGAAGTTCCTGCTAACAG ATATGATTTGCTCTGCCTTGAGGGGATTGCCCAAGCCCTCCGCGTTTTTAACGAGGAGCAGCAGACACCAACATATACACTTGCCAGCATTCCCAAGGACTCAATGCTTAAGATGCATGTCAAACCACAa ACATCCTCGATTCGTCCCTTTGTTGTTTGTGCTGTTCTGAGAGATATTACATTTGATGAAGCTAGTTACAACAGTTTCATTGATCTTCAAGATAAGCTTCATCAAAACATTTGTAG GCGAAGAACCCTAGTTGCAATTGGGACTCATGACTTGGATACACTACAAGGCCCTTTCACTTATGAG GCTTTGCATCCCAAAAGCATTAATTTTGTGCCACTGAAACAG GAGAAAAGCTTCAGAGCTGATGAACTGATGGAGTTTTACAAG TCTGATATGAAGCTGAAGAAGTTCTTACAAATAATTGAGAATTCTCCAGTGTTTCCTGTCATACATGATTCTAAAAG AACTGTTTTATCTCTACCGCCAATTATTAATGGTGCACATTCGGCTATCACTCTGAAGACTAAGAATGTTTTCATTGAATGCACAGCCACTGATCTGACAAAGGCCAATATTGTTTTGAACACAATG GTAACAATCTTTTCAGCATATTGTCAAAGAAAATTTGAGGTGGAGCCAGTTGAAGTGATATATTCTGATGGGAGGTCATTCATTTACCCTGATTTATCTGTCTATAACATGGAAGTTCCTCTTTCATATATTACCGGCTCAATTGGAGTCTCTTTGGAGGCAGAAAAG GTTACTAGTTTATTAAATCGGATGCAATTGCGTGCTGAGCATTCTGTACTTGATGACAACAAATGCAATATCAATGTATCGGTACCTCCAACAAGAAGTGACATTCTTCACCCTTGTGATGTTATGGAG GACGTTGCAATTGCTTATGGGTACAATGACATTCCAAAGAGAAGGCTCCCATCAATGAAGCCACTGCCCTTGAATCAGCTTGAGGATCTTATCAGAGCAGAG ATTGCAATGAATGGGTTTACAGAGGTCTTAACATGGATTTTATGCTCTAATCGAGAGAATTTTGCCTTGTTAAATCGAGAAGATGATCGATCAAGTGCAGTGATTATTGGAAATCCCCGTTCCTCAGATTTTGAG GCTGTCCGAACAAGCCTCATGCCTGGTGCTTTGAAAATTATTGGACATAACAAAGACCATCCTAAGCCAATCAAG ATTTTTGAAGTGGGTGATGTAGCATTTTTGGATGATAGTAAAGATGTTGGTGCAACTAACCGTCGCCATCTTGCAGCTCTGTATTGTGGCACTAACTCAGGATTTGAG CTTATTCATTCCTTGTTGGACAGAATTATGGAAGTGCTGGGAACCCCTTTTGTGCCAATCGGTGACAATACAGGGTACTACATACAGCGGTCAGAT GCACCCGAATTTCTTCCCGGTAGACAAGCTAGCATCATTTACAAAGGGAAGCATATTGGCGATTTTGGTATTGTGCACCCCCAG TTGCACAGTGCTCCAGAAGTGATTTTTAGTGAAAACAGTGACTTGTAA
- the LOC118042440 gene encoding phenylalanine--tRNA ligase beta subunit, cytoplasmic isoform X4: protein MPTVSVGRDRLFSALGKSYSREEFEDLCFKFGIELDDVTTEKAIIRKERHLNEEDGGVGDDDGEIIYKIEVPANRYDLLCLEGIAQALRVFNEEQQTPTYTLASIPKDSMLKMHVKPQTSSIRPFVVCAVLRDITFDEASYNSFIDLQDKLHQNICRRRTLVAIGTHDLDTLQGPFTYEALHPKSINFVPLKQEKSFRADELMEFYKSDMKLKKFLQIIENSPVFPVIHDSKRTVLSLPPIINGAHSAITLKTKNVFIECTATDLTKANIVLNTMVTIFSAYCQRKFEVEPVEVIYSDGRSFIYPDLSVYNMEVPLSYITGSIGVSLEAEKVTSLLNRMQLRAEHSVLDDNKCNINVSVPPTRSDILHPCDVMEDVAIAYGYNDIPKRRLPSMKPLPLNQLEDLIRAEIAMNGFTEVLTWILCSNRENFALLNREDDRSSAVIIGNPRSSDFEAVRTSLMPGALKIIGHNKDHPKPIKDICIYVCVWITSHV, encoded by the exons ATGCCGACAGTTAGCGTGGGGAGAGATCGTTTGTTCTCAGCCCTAGGAAAATCCTACT CTCGAGAAGAGTTTGAGGATCTGTGCTTCAAGTTCGGCATCGAGCTCGACGATGTG ACAACTGAGAAAGCAATTATTAGAAAAGAGAGGCACTTGAATGAAGAAGATGGAGGagttggtgatgatgatggagAAATCATCTACAAAATTGAAGTTCCTGCTAACAG ATATGATTTGCTCTGCCTTGAGGGGATTGCCCAAGCCCTCCGCGTTTTTAACGAGGAGCAGCAGACACCAACATATACACTTGCCAGCATTCCCAAGGACTCAATGCTTAAGATGCATGTCAAACCACAa ACATCCTCGATTCGTCCCTTTGTTGTTTGTGCTGTTCTGAGAGATATTACATTTGATGAAGCTAGTTACAACAGTTTCATTGATCTTCAAGATAAGCTTCATCAAAACATTTGTAG GCGAAGAACCCTAGTTGCAATTGGGACTCATGACTTGGATACACTACAAGGCCCTTTCACTTATGAG GCTTTGCATCCCAAAAGCATTAATTTTGTGCCACTGAAACAG GAGAAAAGCTTCAGAGCTGATGAACTGATGGAGTTTTACAAG TCTGATATGAAGCTGAAGAAGTTCTTACAAATAATTGAGAATTCTCCAGTGTTTCCTGTCATACATGATTCTAAAAG AACTGTTTTATCTCTACCGCCAATTATTAATGGTGCACATTCGGCTATCACTCTGAAGACTAAGAATGTTTTCATTGAATGCACAGCCACTGATCTGACAAAGGCCAATATTGTTTTGAACACAATG GTAACAATCTTTTCAGCATATTGTCAAAGAAAATTTGAGGTGGAGCCAGTTGAAGTGATATATTCTGATGGGAGGTCATTCATTTACCCTGATTTATCTGTCTATAACATGGAAGTTCCTCTTTCATATATTACCGGCTCAATTGGAGTCTCTTTGGAGGCAGAAAAG GTTACTAGTTTATTAAATCGGATGCAATTGCGTGCTGAGCATTCTGTACTTGATGACAACAAATGCAATATCAATGTATCGGTACCTCCAACAAGAAGTGACATTCTTCACCCTTGTGATGTTATGGAG GACGTTGCAATTGCTTATGGGTACAATGACATTCCAAAGAGAAGGCTCCCATCAATGAAGCCACTGCCCTTGAATCAGCTTGAGGATCTTATCAGAGCAGAG ATTGCAATGAATGGGTTTACAGAGGTCTTAACATGGATTTTATGCTCTAATCGAGAGAATTTTGCCTTGTTAAATCGAGAAGATGATCGATCAAGTGCAGTGATTATTGGAAATCCCCGTTCCTCAGATTTTGAG GCTGTCCGAACAAGCCTCATGCCTGGTGCTTTGAAAATTATTGGACATAACAAAGACCATCCTAAGCCAATCAAG gatatatgtatatatgtgtgtgtgtggataACTTCTCATGTTTGA